CAATCAGGGGCCTCTGCGGCCAAAGCCTGTTCGCAGTTCCCCTGGACCACCGCAATGCCCCAATCCTGGATTAACTCCAGACACTCCCGGGGTTCGCCACAATAGGCAATGATATCGCCGGTGCAGATCACCCGCCGGGGCGGAAACTGATGCTGTTCAGCCCATTGGCGCATGGCTGCGGTCGCAGCCAGGTTGCTGTAAGGACCGCCGAAAATCAGCAGTGGTTCGTCAATGGAGCCGAGGTTCAGTGAATCAGGCAGTTGAGACATGGCCTAATCCCGTTTCGAGAGCGAACCGGAGGTGGTTTTGCCGCCAACCCAGAATGCGAGGCAACCGAGGCCGAGAACAGCGATGGTCAGGTAGAGTAATTTGGTGTACTTGTGAATATCGCCGAGCAGATGGCTGTAGCCGCTCGATTCGGTGAAATAAAGCACGGCCGCGGCCAGAGCCAAAACAAAGCTGGACAGATAGCTCCAGAGGGGAATGCGCTCCTGTTTGCCCCAGAGGGAAAAGAAGATGACCGGCGCCAGGTAAAGGGAGGCAGTGCCGCTCACCGCCACCGCACTGAACAGGTCTTTGTTCCCCCAGAAGACCAGGGCCAGCCCGATCAGCATGAACACGGCCATGACTGCACGGCCGTTGCGCAGGCTCATCTTCATGACGCCCATGTCCACCGCCAGAAGCTTGGCCGAACTGGATAGCGTGCTGTCCAGGGTCGACATCGCCGAGATGACCAGGGCGGCGTTGAACAGCATCATCGGGACGGTTCCCAACAGCTGCATGAGGGTGTCGTTCATGCTGGCGCCGGTAACCGCATGCGCTCCGGCCAGAACGCCAAGACAGCCGAAGGCGACAATGCAGACAATGCTGATCCAGGCAGCGTGCAGAAAACTTTTCCGGGTGGTTTCCCGGTTGGCCAGAAAGCCACGGTCCATCATCACCGGGTCGTGCATGGGGTAGCTCCAGACCTGCAGGAGCGCAACCAGCATCAGGACCGGGCCGGGTTGATCAATCACAAAGGGTTTAACCCAGAGGTCGGCGAAACCGACCGCGTGGTTGGTCACCACCAAAGCCAGCAGCAACAACAGCGTACCGAGGAAAATAACCATCTGAAACAGGTCGGTGCGCAACGATGCACGTAGCCCGCCGAGCATGGAATAGCCCAGAGTGATGGCGGAAAAAGCCAGGATGGTCAGGGTATAGGCGCTGCTCCCGGCCACCCCGAAGAGGATCCCGATGACCAGCAGGTTGGCGAACACTTCGCTGATCAAACGGATGGCGATCACGAAATTATAGCAGCCGGTTCCCCAGCTGCCGAAACGCGCCATCAGGAATGCCTGGACACTGCTGAAGCCCTGCTCATGACGGAGGCTGTCGATGATTTTGCCACCAGTTAGAAACGACAGGTAATAGCAGGCATAAGCCAGGGTTCCCCAGATACCGTAATAAAAGCCGAGGATCGCTGCATTCATCAAGGACCGGGCGAAGATCCAGGTGGTCACCTGGGAAAAGGTCAGAGTCAGCAGTCCGGGCTGGCTTCCGTCAATTCCCTGGCCCTGATAAAATGCCCCTTCGCTTTCCGCTCGCGGAGAAATCAGCACCGAAGCGAGGGCGACAAAACCGGCGAAGACCGGCAGAATGTAATCCATAAAAAGCTCTCCTGTCAGACAAGCTATAAATCTTTATTTATCAGCTAATTAATACATTGTTGTTAAAGTTTATTCCGAACAACTGGCTCCGCAGGCGAAACAGGAATAGCAACGATGATGGCCGAGCATAACCCGTTTGCTCATGGCTTCCTGCAGGGTGCTGCCCAGATCGTACACGGACAGGTCATCAACCAGGGTGCAGGCGTAGACCCCACAGCGACCGTTTTTGCGGACGATCATTTTACTGAAATTACACATGAAGGCGTCGCGCTGATCGGCATTGAGGTACCGGGTCATACAGGTTTCGGTGATCTCCGGGACCTCGGGGAAAGAGCCGGGCAGGTGAAATTCGGGAAATTTGATGATGGTGATGTCTTCTGGAACCCCGGCAGATCGAAAGTAGGGTGCATAGGCCCGGTCAACCGCGGCGCTGTCTTCATTGGGCAGCATCAGCCGGGCAATGGACACGCCAAAGCCCATGGCATGCAGCCGGCCGAGGGTGGCGAGGGCTTTTTTAAAGTTGCCCTTGCCGCGTGATTCGTCATGCTTGGCCGGATCGGGGTGATCGAGGCTGACCCTGAAATTGAGCGGGTTCGGTTGCTCCGCCAATGCGCGCACTTCGGCCAGGCGATTCATCAGCGGCTCGGTGGCGTTGGTCAGGACCAGACAGGGTCGGTGCTCCAGGGCTGCGGCCAGAATGGCGGTGAACTCGGGGTTGACGAAGGGTTCGCCGCCGGTGAAGGAGAATTTTTTCACACCGAGATCAAGGGCTTCGGTAATAAAACGCCGGGCGTCGGTCAGGGTCAAAAATTCGATCCGATTGTCCCCTGGTTTGGAGCCTTCCAGGCAGAAAGGGCAACGCAGGTTGCAGTTGGTTCCGGTATGGAACCAGAGCTCATCCAGACGTTGCGGTTGAATATAGCCACGTGGCTCGTTCTGGCTGGTTTTGAGCCACTGGTCAGTGTTATCCGTTTTCATAGAAAAAAATCTCCCGATGAATTTGAGTAAAGTCGATCCCCCGGCTTTCCAGCCAGGTGCTGATGTCGTCGATCATGCTGTCCAGGCCGCACAGATAATAATGAATATCCGTTGCCAGCGGGACCTGGTCGAGGAGCCCGGTAATGCGGCCGTAAAAGTGTCCGTTCTGGCGTTCTTGCGAGGTTGCCAGACGGAACCAGGGCTGGTTTTGCAGTTCCGGCAGGGCAAAGGCGTCCATTTGCCTGGTTACGCCATACAGGCAGAGTTCCGGCTGCGCCGCGGGGCGGCTGCGCAGGCAGCTTAAAAATGGAGCGATCCCGGTGCCGGTGGCAAAGTAGACACGTTTTCCCGCCTGTCCACCGGCCGGCCGGAACCAGCCGAAAGGAGCACTGATGGTCAACCCGTCGCCGGGTTTGCGGTCGGCCAACCAGTCACTGACCTGGCCGCCCGGAAGGCGCCGGATCAATAACCGCAAGGCGGACTCACCGGTCCCCGAAGCAATGCTGTAAGGACGGGATTCCCCCTGCGGATTGAAAACGGCGACACAGGAGCCGGGTTCAAAGACAATCTTTCCCCGTTCCAGTTGCAGTTCAAAGAGGCTCTCGGTCAAAAAGTGCACGCTGCGAACCTTCAGTTCGATCATCGCGCTTCCCCCTCTGGTGCTGATACCGCAAACGAGTCCAGTTCAAGGACCACCCGCAACGCGTTCAATGCCCGCGCCAAAGGACCGGTTTCCTGCTGCAGACGGGCTTGCATAATGGCCCCCTCGATGGTTTCGACAATCAGCTCGGCCAACTCGACTGGCGGAAGGTCGCGACGGATTTGCCCGCGTTGCTGCGCTGCGGCAACCATGCTTTCCAGGCGACTGATCCAATCGTTAAAGACATGTTGAACCAACCGGGCAAAGCGCGGTGCGGTATCGGCCGCTTCCAGGGCTGTATTACCAAAAATACAGCCGCCGTTCGCACCTTTGGCCAGGTTGCGCTCCAGCACTCCGGCAAAAAAGTGCTCCAGGGCTGCCCCTGGGGTGGGGCCGGTCAGTGCTTCATCCAGAAATGAATTGAAGGCCGCATGCGCTTTCTGGAGCACTTCCAGACCGATATCTTCCTTGCTTGAAAAATGAAAGTAAAGGTTGCCCTTGGTGGTCCCGGTTGCGTTGAGCAGGTCGGTCACCGTTGTTGCCAGGATTCCCTTGCGTTGGAAAACCTGGCTGGCATTAGCAAGAATTTTGGAGCGCGTCAAGTCCCCTTTGGTCGACATAATTCCCTCATCTACAAAAACAGACCGTTTGGTATATTAACTTTATCAACGGAAATGACCGTTTTTGTCAATGGCTGAACAGGTGTTCAGAGAAATCTTGATCTGAGGTTTATAAAATCTTTATCTGGCTGCCAAAAGACAGCGCACAGAGATGATTGCAAATATGACGGGGGCTTACGGGGAAACGCTTCGGCCACGCTGCTCAAGTCAGGCAACCTGGCCGAAAAGGTGGAGTATTTTCTGACTTCCCAGAAGCAATGAGAGAGGGAAGGTCATTGCTTCTGGTCGGCCAGCCTTTGGATTGCAGCAGCCTGCTACCGAGCGGTCAACGATTGGTCCACTGAAACGCATGGGGCCATAAAGAAGTATTGCTGCTGGTGATGCTGGTATGACAGACATTGCAGGCGCTCGGATTACCGGAGCCGTGCTCCTCAATAAATTCTCCGGAACCTTCCCCTTTGGAACCTGAATGGCAGACCGCACAACTGCCCAGGGAAAGAGCTTTCCCCTGATATTGCAGGGGTTGATAGTTGTCTGTGGCCTCGCGGGAAGGATACATGGCATGGGGGCTGCCATGACAGGCCGCGCAGTTCATGCCGCCATGCCCGACCGCATTGCGATAGAGCACGGTGCCGGTATTGACCTCGGCCACGCCGGTATGACAATCGCTGCAGTTCGGCTCTGATCCCCAGGGAATCCGGCCGTTGGCGATGGTGGTGGCGACATTCTGCAGGGTCCCGTGGCAACTGGTGCAATTGCCGTCGGCTGCGGTATGGGCAAGGCTGCGGTTACATTTGGTTGTGGTCCCCGGGTGGCAGTCGTAGCAGGTTGCGGTGCTGTGCGTAGCATGGTAACCGTGGATAGCCTGAGAGAGGTAGGGCGCTCCATTATTTGGAGCATTCAAAGCCGGGCTGCCATGACAGGAGGCGCAGAGCACCGGGGTGCTGCTGGCAAGGCTGGTTCCTTCTCCAGCATCATGCAACTGTAGGATATTGGCGAATGCATTTGTTCCATGGCACTTTGCGCAGTTGATCTCATCCGACGTCGGCACGGTGGCGCGGGTCTGGGCAAGAGTATTGCCGTTACCATCCTTGGCGGTGATTTCGATCACCTGGTAAGGGTTCCACACCCCGTCATCATCGACCGGGGTGGCGGGGATTCCGTTGACCTCGAAGTGGCTTCCGGATACGACCATGGTGCCGGAAAGACCGTTATGGCGGGTTGGATCAACCAGGTTGAGCCCGGTATCCGGCGTCAGGGTGATCCCGAACAAATCGAGGACATAAGTCCAGAACTGGCCATAGTCACTGCCGAAGCCGGAATAGGTTTTGTCGGCCGAGGAGGTATTGTTGACCAGCCGATAGGAGAGGGTGACCCCGCTGGTGACGATCTGCGGCGGGCTGCCGCGTTTGACCAGTTGGGCCCAGACCGTATTGTAGGGCGGCAGGATGACCAGGGTGTCATAGGTCGGGTTCAGGCAGTGCATGCCCAGATCATTCCAGGCCAGCAGGGTGTAATCACTGCCGGTTGCGGGAACGTTACTGCTGTCATCGTCATTATCTCCGCCGCCCCCTCCGCCACCGCACGCGGTCAGAAACAGACCGCAACAAA
The Pelobacter seleniigenes DSM 18267 DNA segment above includes these coding regions:
- a CDS encoding ferredoxin--NADP reductase, coding for MIELKVRSVHFLTESLFELQLERGKIVFEPGSCVAVFNPQGESRPYSIASGTGESALRLLIRRLPGGQVSDWLADRKPGDGLTISAPFGWFRPAGGQAGKRVYFATGTGIAPFLSCLRSRPAAQPELCLYGVTRQMDAFALPELQNQPWFRLATSQERQNGHFYGRITGLLDQVPLATDIHYYLCGLDSMIDDISTWLESRGIDFTQIHREIFFYENG
- a CDS encoding radical SAM protein; the encoded protein is MKTDNTDQWLKTSQNEPRGYIQPQRLDELWFHTGTNCNLRCPFCLEGSKPGDNRIEFLTLTDARRFITEALDLGVKKFSFTGGEPFVNPEFTAILAAALEHRPCLVLTNATEPLMNRLAEVRALAEQPNPLNFRVSLDHPDPAKHDESRGKGNFKKALATLGRLHAMGFGVSIARLMLPNEDSAAVDRAYAPYFRSAGVPEDITIIKFPEFHLPGSFPEVPEITETCMTRYLNADQRDAFMCNFSKMIVRKNGRCGVYACTLVDDLSVYDLGSTLQEAMSKRVMLGHHRCYSCFACGASCSE
- a CDS encoding sodium:proline symporter → MDYILPVFAGFVALASVLISPRAESEGAFYQGQGIDGSQPGLLTLTFSQVTTWIFARSLMNAAILGFYYGIWGTLAYACYYLSFLTGGKIIDSLRHEQGFSSVQAFLMARFGSWGTGCYNFVIAIRLISEVFANLLVIGILFGVAGSSAYTLTILAFSAITLGYSMLGGLRASLRTDLFQMVIFLGTLLLLLALVVTNHAVGFADLWVKPFVIDQPGPVLMLVALLQVWSYPMHDPVMMDRGFLANRETTRKSFLHAAWISIVCIVAFGCLGVLAGAHAVTGASMNDTLMQLLGTVPMMLFNAALVISAMSTLDSTLSSSAKLLAVDMGVMKMSLRNGRAVMAVFMLIGLALVFWGNKDLFSAVAVSGTASLYLAPVIFFSLWGKQERIPLWSYLSSFVLALAAAVLYFTESSGYSHLLGDIHKYTKLLYLTIAVLGLGCLAFWVGGKTTSGSLSKRD
- a CDS encoding TetR/AcrR family transcriptional regulator codes for the protein MSTKGDLTRSKILANASQVFQRKGILATTVTDLLNATGTTKGNLYFHFSSKEDIGLEVLQKAHAAFNSFLDEALTGPTPGAALEHFFAGVLERNLAKGANGGCIFGNTALEAADTAPRFARLVQHVFNDWISRLESMVAAAQQRGQIRRDLPPVELAELIVETIEGAIMQARLQQETGPLARALNALRVVLELDSFAVSAPEGEAR
- a CDS encoding multiheme c-type cytochrome; this translates as MKTRNRVTIWLVGLILCCGLFLTACGGGGGGGDNDDDSSNVPATGSDYTLLAWNDLGMHCLNPTYDTLVILPPYNTVWAQLVKRGSPPQIVTSGVTLSYRLVNNTSSADKTYSGFGSDYGQFWTYVLDLFGITLTPDTGLNLVDPTRHNGLSGTMVVSGSHFEVNGIPATPVDDDGVWNPYQVIEITAKDGNGNTLAQTRATVPTSDEINCAKCHGTNAFANILQLHDAGEGTSLASSTPVLCASCHGSPALNAPNNGAPYLSQAIHGYHATHSTATCYDCHPGTTTKCNRSLAHTAADGNCTSCHGTLQNVATTIANGRIPWGSEPNCSDCHTGVAEVNTGTVLYRNAVGHGGMNCAACHGSPHAMYPSREATDNYQPLQYQGKALSLGSCAVCHSGSKGEGSGEFIEEHGSGNPSACNVCHTSITSSNTSLWPHAFQWTNR